From one Lineus longissimus chromosome 3, tnLinLong1.2, whole genome shotgun sequence genomic stretch:
- the LOC135485054 gene encoding MAP3K12-binding inhibitory protein 1-like produces MSGQKVKNSDIASDILKILWDFFDQVKIADGLPSSEDVQIPNGMSSQALTSYVERVVKQLQDVLKTLKESQSSQTPKSHCAGRDHVEEKTEVEQKRLIDPSLVQVRADKSEIERRITAFIEKKQQEVDENNKRDFCSVFSIDTEPENSCARTDAVFMAGSEGKGHVKVSRVVNSWGPQTRMNYDLSLQDQPPNLGTDQSSATLTNAIHDRLQNMEKHLGMKVRQDNMNNISTAELFQRIKELEERILYLESLSPEYFNSIPAPKKAKKDPSPVPSSLHDGTTHIYRGLSMSEINERISSLQQSLRQKEGSD; encoded by the exons ATGTCGGGacaaaaagttaaaaattcgGACATTGCTAGCGATATTTTGAAGATATTGTGGGATTTTTTTGACCAG GTGAAAATAGCTGATGGCCTGCCATCTTCTGAAGATGTCCAAATACCAAATGGCATGAGTTCACAGGCACTGACTAGTTATGTGGAGAGAGTGGTGAAACAGCTGCAG GATGTTCTCAAGACCTTgaaggaaagccagtcaagccAAACTCCAAAGAGCCATTGTGCTGGAAGAGACcatgttgaagaaaaaacagaGGTTGAACAAAAGAGGTTGATTGATCCAAGTTTGGTGCAGGTCAGAGCTGATAAGTCAGAG ATTGAACGGCGGATCACTGcatttattgagaaaaaacaaCAAGAGGTGGATGAAAACAACAAAAGGGACTTTTGTAGTGTCTTCTCCATTGATACTG AGCCAGAAAACAGTTGTGCCCGAACTGATGCAGTTTTTATGGCAGGTTCCGAGGGCAAAGGCCATGTGAAAG TTTCTCGGGTGGTAAACTCATGGGGCCCACAGACCCGCATGAATTATGACCTCAGCCTACAAGACCAGCCACCAAATCTTGGCACTGATCAGTCGTCTGCTACATTAACCAATGCCATTCATGACAGACTTCAAAACATGGAGAAACATCTCGGGATGAaagtcagacaag ACAACATGAATAATATATCAACGGCTGAATTATTTCAAAGGATCAAGGAGCTGGAAGAAAGAATTTTGTATTTGGAGAGTCtgtccccagaatattttaaTTCA ATACCAGCTCCAAAGAAAGCCAAAAAGGATCCTTCGCCAGTGCCAAGCAGCCTCCACGATGGCACGACTCATATCTACAGG GGGTTATCGATGAGTGAGATAAATGAAAGGATCAGCAGTCTCCAGCAGAGTCTTCGACAGAAAGAGGGCTCTGATTGA
- the LOC135484168 gene encoding spermatogenesis-associated protein 7 homolog isoform X1, whose product MKGGGANPYPDLKGHLGVRSSPLSPTASKLTSQYIVMDHLNAHYRMINNAKPAIDNKAPKAWTSSTKTRDRIRRNDAKKNGGVPSRSAQNSRPNSRMSITSRRSIADQIEAYEAYFNDEPEIGAIVKSTIPQQHSQPGQDIYIERANTEDMRFVDQMVSDSYNNPNTYRSPRPMRSMIPDTMKAGSGNPNVATPRKCVAGDLLDDHSHKFKEGKPFTPRTLNTKNVKSKLSQFKYYNAPKKRSASSKGGSKGIQEEKFEKMETMNTMATTQDLTFEPLRSKDFNQLSSHREKSANIPRLDISVDQDHMVWLNEQAKKAQVRVGSTRQDEVKAERATVNHSANLNHTGGLNDTAGLDRTGGLRTSDLRTSGTLRSTGTYRSGTRANEVVTASDALTSHRSLGMSHTMQKVDTEEEELKYLEFVSDITSDVLERGIFTNRVLKQVFGHHLEEKKHELKISRMRALLDKLREDLGIPESDGEGEEDFGLKSNVKMSDEIYHASTEPPKPQPRAQARHVQPQVETRHKFVRAKDEVDYRSPGGMNGDTGLTNKHAEETISRKMEQVNFSQPPCVTMSPDHGPHPPPKNGILSDAIDEEESVQESEQNSMMSEQEGSLTSNMDEMSTNRSLPQEHKWMKNASNFTMTLKPGQLDMTLVKPKPRSRDHKRLAETVPANPRARRRELAHHIEEKPDDLGTTGEMSTLTDVTAFGESEHNREDKFDVASVKSDATLKNEPLKGSVCGSTPGSPRGSAHGSVKSHRSNREASENGSVKGNRLASPRGSIKLGSTTSVKASNHAHDGLASEQGSSGTLQGSLEGSTTFITADTMHSALQESPRSSPRARAQPSPRESLNGPHNASVRTAEGRSDSYAAEHTAVASVKGSQASIRTFIEAEVENDSVFSDNSAALESEPEETPKGQKTVPSYSKKTANYDGDDDDDF is encoded by the exons ATGAAAGGAG GTGGTGCTAACCCCTATCCAGATCTGAAGGGTCATTTGGGGGTCAGGAGTAGTC CACTGTCCCCTACGGCGAGCAAGCTGACATCACAGTATATTGTTATGGATCATTTAAATGCCCACTACAGGATGATCAACAATGCAAAAC CCGCGATTGATAACAAAGCTCCGAAGGCTTGGACATCAAGCACCAAAA CTCGAGATCGCATTAGAAGGAATGATGCCAAGAAGAATGGTGGTGTCCCAAGTAGAAGTGCCCAAAATTCTCGTCCAAACTCCAGGATGTCCATTACCTCACGTCGGTCAATTGCAGACCAGATAGAAGCCTATGAAGCCTATTTT AATGATGAACCAGAGATTGGAGCAATTGTAAAGAGTACTATTCCACAGCAGCATTCCCAGCCTGGCCAGGACATCTACATCGAACGGGCCAACACAGAAGACATGAGATTTGTGGATCAGATGGTATCAGACTCGTACAACAATCCAAACACATACAGGAGTCCTCGGCCCATGAGGTCCATGATTCCAGACACGATGAAAGCTGGTAGTGGAAACCCTAACGTGGCTACTCCCAGGAAGTGTGTCGCGGGTGATTTACTGGATGACCACTCCCACAAATTCAAAGAGGGCAAACCCTTCACACCAAGAACTCTGAATACAAAAAATGTCAAGTCCAAACTGAGCCAGTTCAAGTATTACAATGCCCCAAAGAAGCGCTCCGCAAGCAGCAAGGGTGGAAGCAAGGGAATACAGGAGGAGAAGTTTGAGAAGATGGAGACCATGAATACCATGGCGACAACTCAGGATTTGACCTTTGAACCCCTGAGGAGTAAAGATTTCAATCAGTTGTCATCACACCGTGAGAAGTCCGCCAATATTCCTCGCCTTGATATCAGTGTGGATCAAGATCACATGGTTTGGCTTAACGAACAAGCAAAGAAGGCTCAGGTCCGTGTTGGGTCGACTCGTCAAGATGAAGTGAAGGCGGAGAGGGCCACCGTGAACCATTCTGCTAACTTGAATCATACTGGTGGCTTGAATGATACAGCTGGGTTGGATCGCACTGGTGGTTTACGCACTTCTGATTTACGTACTTCCGGTACGTTAAGGAGCACCGGGACATATAGGAGTGGCACGCGTGCGAATGAAGTTGTCACCGCTTCTGATGCATTAACAAG CCATCGTTCTTTAGGCATGTCTCATACAATGCAAAAAGTGGACACGGA AGAGGAAGAATTGAAGTATTTGGAGTTTGTCAGTGACATCACTAGCGACGTTCTTGAGAGGGGAATATTCACAAACAG AGTGCTAAAACAGGTGTTTGGACATCATTTAGAGGAGAAGAAACATGAGCTGAAAATT AGCCGAATGCGAGCCCTATTGGACAAGCTTCGTGAGGACCTTGGCATTCCTGAATCTGATGGCGAAGGAGAGGAAGACTTCGGCCTCAAAAGTAACGTCAAAATGTCGGATGAAATTTACCATGCGAGCACGGAGCCACCGAAGCCACAACCTCGGGCACAGGCACGGCATGTACAACCTCAAGTGGAAACACGGCATAAGTTTGTGAGAGCTAAGGATGAAGTTGACTACAGATCACCCGGTGGCATGAATGGTGACACTGGTTTGACTAACAAACATGCTGAGGAAACGATTTCAAGAAAAATGGAACAGGTGAACTTCTCGCAACCGCCTTGTGTGACCATGTCCCCTGATCATGGACCGCATCCGCCGCCTAAAAACGGTATATTGTCAGATGCCATCGATGAAGAGGAAAGTGTTCAAGAATCTGAGCAGAATTCGATGATGTCGGAGCAAGAGGGAAGCTTGACGAGTAACATGGACGAAATGAGTACGAATCGTTCCCTTCCACAGGAACACAAGTGGATGAAAAATGCCTCTAACTTTACAATGACTCTGAAACCAGGCCAGTTGGATATGACACTTGTCAAACCAAAGCCTCGCTCACGCGATCACAAGAGACTTGCAGAGACTGTTCCAGCTAATCCTCGTGCTAGGAGGCGGGAATTAGCCCATCATATTGAAGAGAAGCCAGATGATCTGGGAACTACGGGGGAAATGTCCACTCTCACAGATGTTACTGCCTTTGGTGAGAGCGAACATAACAGAGAGGATAAGTTTGATGTTGCATCGGTTAAGAGTGACGCCACTTTGAAAAATGAACCATTGAAAGGAAGTGTGTGCGGGTCAACACCTGGGTCTCCTAGGGGGAGTGCACATGGTTCCGTTAAATCTCATAGAAGTAATCGGGAGGCAAGCGAAAATGGGTCAGTGAAAGGGAACAGGCTGGCGTCCCCAAGGGGTAGTATTAAGCTGGGGTCTACTACATCTGTTAAGGCCTCCAATCATGCACATGATGGCTTGGCTTCTGAACAAGGTTCATCTGGTACCTTGCAGGGAAGTCTAGAGGGCTCAACCACATTCATCACAGCCGATACTATGCATTCAGCTCTGCAGGAAAGCCCTCGGTCATCTCCGAGGGCAAGGGCCCAACCATCTCCGAGGGAAAGTCTAAATGGGCCACATAATGCCTCTGTCCGTACTGCTGAGGGTAGGTCAGATTCGTACGCTGCTGAACACACTGCTGTGGCATCTGTTAAGGGTTCACAGGCCTCGATACGCACTTTCATTGAGGCCGAGGTAGAAAATGATAGTGTCTTCTCTGACAACTCTGCTGCCCTTGAAAGCGAACCGGAGGAGACTCCAAAGGGACAAAAAACAGTCCCATCATATTCCAAGAAAACCGCAAAttatgatggagatgatgatgacgatttttAA
- the LOC135484168 gene encoding spermatogenesis-associated protein 7 homolog isoform X2: MKGGGANPYPDLKGHLGVRSSPLSPTASKLTSQYIVMDHLNAHYRMINNAKPAIDNKAPKAWTSSTKTRDRIRRNDAKKNGGVPSRSAQNSRPNSRMSITSRRSIADQIEAYEAYFNDEPEIGAIVKSTIPQQHSQPGQDIYIERANTEDMRFVDQMVSDSYNNPNTYRSPRPMRSMIPDTMKAGSGNPNVATPRKCVAGDLLDDHSHKFKEGKPFTPRTLNTKNVKSKLSQFKYYNAPKKRSASSKGGSKGIQEEKFEKMETMNTMATTQDLTFEPLRSKDFNQLSSHREKSANIPRLDISVDQDHMVWLNEQAKKAQVRVGSTRQDEVKAERATVNHSANLNHTGGLNDTAGLDRTGGLRTSDLRTSGTLRSTGTYRSGTRANEVVTASDALTREEELKYLEFVSDITSDVLERGIFTNRVLKQVFGHHLEEKKHELKISRMRALLDKLREDLGIPESDGEGEEDFGLKSNVKMSDEIYHASTEPPKPQPRAQARHVQPQVETRHKFVRAKDEVDYRSPGGMNGDTGLTNKHAEETISRKMEQVNFSQPPCVTMSPDHGPHPPPKNGILSDAIDEEESVQESEQNSMMSEQEGSLTSNMDEMSTNRSLPQEHKWMKNASNFTMTLKPGQLDMTLVKPKPRSRDHKRLAETVPANPRARRRELAHHIEEKPDDLGTTGEMSTLTDVTAFGESEHNREDKFDVASVKSDATLKNEPLKGSVCGSTPGSPRGSAHGSVKSHRSNREASENGSVKGNRLASPRGSIKLGSTTSVKASNHAHDGLASEQGSSGTLQGSLEGSTTFITADTMHSALQESPRSSPRARAQPSPRESLNGPHNASVRTAEGRSDSYAAEHTAVASVKGSQASIRTFIEAEVENDSVFSDNSAALESEPEETPKGQKTVPSYSKKTANYDGDDDDDF; the protein is encoded by the exons ATGAAAGGAG GTGGTGCTAACCCCTATCCAGATCTGAAGGGTCATTTGGGGGTCAGGAGTAGTC CACTGTCCCCTACGGCGAGCAAGCTGACATCACAGTATATTGTTATGGATCATTTAAATGCCCACTACAGGATGATCAACAATGCAAAAC CCGCGATTGATAACAAAGCTCCGAAGGCTTGGACATCAAGCACCAAAA CTCGAGATCGCATTAGAAGGAATGATGCCAAGAAGAATGGTGGTGTCCCAAGTAGAAGTGCCCAAAATTCTCGTCCAAACTCCAGGATGTCCATTACCTCACGTCGGTCAATTGCAGACCAGATAGAAGCCTATGAAGCCTATTTT AATGATGAACCAGAGATTGGAGCAATTGTAAAGAGTACTATTCCACAGCAGCATTCCCAGCCTGGCCAGGACATCTACATCGAACGGGCCAACACAGAAGACATGAGATTTGTGGATCAGATGGTATCAGACTCGTACAACAATCCAAACACATACAGGAGTCCTCGGCCCATGAGGTCCATGATTCCAGACACGATGAAAGCTGGTAGTGGAAACCCTAACGTGGCTACTCCCAGGAAGTGTGTCGCGGGTGATTTACTGGATGACCACTCCCACAAATTCAAAGAGGGCAAACCCTTCACACCAAGAACTCTGAATACAAAAAATGTCAAGTCCAAACTGAGCCAGTTCAAGTATTACAATGCCCCAAAGAAGCGCTCCGCAAGCAGCAAGGGTGGAAGCAAGGGAATACAGGAGGAGAAGTTTGAGAAGATGGAGACCATGAATACCATGGCGACAACTCAGGATTTGACCTTTGAACCCCTGAGGAGTAAAGATTTCAATCAGTTGTCATCACACCGTGAGAAGTCCGCCAATATTCCTCGCCTTGATATCAGTGTGGATCAAGATCACATGGTTTGGCTTAACGAACAAGCAAAGAAGGCTCAGGTCCGTGTTGGGTCGACTCGTCAAGATGAAGTGAAGGCGGAGAGGGCCACCGTGAACCATTCTGCTAACTTGAATCATACTGGTGGCTTGAATGATACAGCTGGGTTGGATCGCACTGGTGGTTTACGCACTTCTGATTTACGTACTTCCGGTACGTTAAGGAGCACCGGGACATATAGGAGTGGCACGCGTGCGAATGAAGTTGTCACCGCTTCTGATGCATTAACAAG AGAGGAAGAATTGAAGTATTTGGAGTTTGTCAGTGACATCACTAGCGACGTTCTTGAGAGGGGAATATTCACAAACAG AGTGCTAAAACAGGTGTTTGGACATCATTTAGAGGAGAAGAAACATGAGCTGAAAATT AGCCGAATGCGAGCCCTATTGGACAAGCTTCGTGAGGACCTTGGCATTCCTGAATCTGATGGCGAAGGAGAGGAAGACTTCGGCCTCAAAAGTAACGTCAAAATGTCGGATGAAATTTACCATGCGAGCACGGAGCCACCGAAGCCACAACCTCGGGCACAGGCACGGCATGTACAACCTCAAGTGGAAACACGGCATAAGTTTGTGAGAGCTAAGGATGAAGTTGACTACAGATCACCCGGTGGCATGAATGGTGACACTGGTTTGACTAACAAACATGCTGAGGAAACGATTTCAAGAAAAATGGAACAGGTGAACTTCTCGCAACCGCCTTGTGTGACCATGTCCCCTGATCATGGACCGCATCCGCCGCCTAAAAACGGTATATTGTCAGATGCCATCGATGAAGAGGAAAGTGTTCAAGAATCTGAGCAGAATTCGATGATGTCGGAGCAAGAGGGAAGCTTGACGAGTAACATGGACGAAATGAGTACGAATCGTTCCCTTCCACAGGAACACAAGTGGATGAAAAATGCCTCTAACTTTACAATGACTCTGAAACCAGGCCAGTTGGATATGACACTTGTCAAACCAAAGCCTCGCTCACGCGATCACAAGAGACTTGCAGAGACTGTTCCAGCTAATCCTCGTGCTAGGAGGCGGGAATTAGCCCATCATATTGAAGAGAAGCCAGATGATCTGGGAACTACGGGGGAAATGTCCACTCTCACAGATGTTACTGCCTTTGGTGAGAGCGAACATAACAGAGAGGATAAGTTTGATGTTGCATCGGTTAAGAGTGACGCCACTTTGAAAAATGAACCATTGAAAGGAAGTGTGTGCGGGTCAACACCTGGGTCTCCTAGGGGGAGTGCACATGGTTCCGTTAAATCTCATAGAAGTAATCGGGAGGCAAGCGAAAATGGGTCAGTGAAAGGGAACAGGCTGGCGTCCCCAAGGGGTAGTATTAAGCTGGGGTCTACTACATCTGTTAAGGCCTCCAATCATGCACATGATGGCTTGGCTTCTGAACAAGGTTCATCTGGTACCTTGCAGGGAAGTCTAGAGGGCTCAACCACATTCATCACAGCCGATACTATGCATTCAGCTCTGCAGGAAAGCCCTCGGTCATCTCCGAGGGCAAGGGCCCAACCATCTCCGAGGGAAAGTCTAAATGGGCCACATAATGCCTCTGTCCGTACTGCTGAGGGTAGGTCAGATTCGTACGCTGCTGAACACACTGCTGTGGCATCTGTTAAGGGTTCACAGGCCTCGATACGCACTTTCATTGAGGCCGAGGTAGAAAATGATAGTGTCTTCTCTGACAACTCTGCTGCCCTTGAAAGCGAACCGGAGGAGACTCCAAAGGGACAAAAAACAGTCCCATCATATTCCAAGAAAACCGCAAAttatgatggagatgatgatgacgatttttAA